Within the Cryptococcus neoformans var. neoformans B-3501A chromosome 1, whole genome shotgun sequence genome, the region TCTGCCGTAGTCTCGGTTTTCAAACTTGTATCCATATGATTATTTGGCTCCCGGAAGATGGCGAAGCCATGTTGAACCATGATGTATGATATGAATGGTAATCAAGATTGTGACATGCGATTCTAtcccctttctcttccctgtATAATGTACAGGGGGGGAAACAAGAAAGACGAGATGAAACGGGATGAACTTCTCAGGTACTTTACAGGTAGTTGATAAAAAGACCGATGATACAGTAGTAACAGCCTGGCGACAGCTCATATTCATTCGACAATAGGTGAGCTTTGTTTTCTTGAAAAGCAAGCTCATTTGGGTCAGTCCTGTGTGGTATGAATGAACTCGTACATTGCAAGAAAGCTGATTGAGGAACAAACGAAGCTTCAATCGATGGCGATCGATCGTCCCATTAATTAGAACGCGTTTGTATTATATTATGTAATACAAAACAACAGGTTATGACGTCAGTGTTGTCACACAGGAGGTCCGGAGTTGTCGAGCATGAGCAGCGCGTTCATATGCTGAGAATGTAGGAGGTTATCCTCTTCCTAGGTTGTCTCCGATGCACTCAAAACCTCAAAGATGACAACGCCCACCACCCAATCCCAGCCTGTAACATTTTCATCTGCTCAAGATGAGAATTCTGCAATCGCCCAATCCCTAGCAGCCAGGCGACGGCGGTCACTAGCTTCAATTTTGCGGGACTTCCGAATTCGCCAGTCCGCTCATAAAACAACAGGAGACCGCGTagtagaggaagagtcggaagaagaagaagaagaggaagatgagtaTGACCATCCAGAGAGGATAAATACCCTTGATCTGGAAGCATACAAACGTGCCATGGGTGATATGATAAAGATGGAGCAAAGCGGGGAGGTTATTGACCCCGACAGTATTGAGACTGAGGCCGCAGGATTGGAGTTTGTGTGGGACGGTGAGCTCCTAATTATGAATCATGCATCCCAATTGCTGACATCTGGCAGTCTTGTTTGAAAATCAACGAGGGTAAGATACACATGTCATGATATGCAGGTGGGGTAACTCATCACGATGGCAGGATTTACTTGCTAGGAACGGCTTATTACTCGTCAAACACCCTGCTTCCAAAAGACCCGTCCACGTTTACAAGGCCAGATCGCACGGCTCCGATCACTTCTTCATTTGCTCTAGCCGACCCTTCTCAGAACCCTACTGTGCAGCCAGTCAAGTCTTCGAAGAAATATCTTCGCAAAGTTAAAGCCAAATCATCTACTCCCACCCAATCTAACAAAACATCATACACACTTGAGACTTATCAGCCGCCATCTCCCGAATGGGAATATTTGACCCCTTGGATGGTGAACATGCGTACTGGAACAGATGAGCTAGGGTGGAGATATAATGCATGGTTCaggaaaaaaggatggaGCAGCCATGCCGGGAATTTGGGCTGGTGGGGATGggtaagaagaagggaatgGGTCAGATTGAGGGTCAGGAAGCCCCgtaggaaagaagaggacaaaCCGTCGGAAAAGATATATCGAACACCGAGCTACAAGTTAGAGGATCTGCTGAATGGAGAAGTTTCGGGCAACGCTTTGAGAATTCTGAAGTTAATGGGGGAGCTTGGCGTGGATCGTGAGAGACTCGAACTCTGGAAGAGCTGGCTAGATGGCATCCAAAAAGGGGGGCAGGTCTGGAACAGACTGCAAGAATTATTAGCCGATAGAGAAGCTGTAAGTACGCTTCTTTATTACTTATCAAGCTAACTCATCGCTTTATGCAGTCGACCCTACTCCATCGCCAGTTCATTCACTTGCCTTCTTACCAAAAATTCATGGATCTACTTTCTGACCATTCGCTCTCTACTTCGCCTGCTCACTCAGATACGCCCTGAGTTTTTCCAATGCTCTATACCTGTGAGAGATCttgttcttttcttccccatccatctccgcGTACGTTCTTCCCCCACCCTCAAGAGGCTGGAAAATTGGGTCCCAGCCGAAGATCTTGGAGCCCCGAGCAGGGACGATGTTGCCTTCAGTGCGGCCTTCAAAGAGGATAGGTTCTTCGCCCGGCCCTGGAGAATATGCGAATGTACAGAGAGCAGTTGCGCGAGTGGTAGGGAACCCGTTGAGAAGAGTGTTTAGACCTATCCCGAATAGCCATAAGTAATGGATTCGAGACACAGAGCATGCAACGTACCTTCATGACCAATATTAGCCAAGAAATCTTTAATGTAAGGTCCAGGCAATCCGTTGAGAGCTTCGAAGCAGAGAGCTGTATCTTCAGTCACACAAGCTGTCCCGAGCTAATCGATCGATTAGCCTTAATGATAGTGGTgggagatgaaagagaTTTTCTCGACCTTTTCAGCGGCTACCTTGCATTTGGCAATAGCAATTTCTTGCGTAGTGCCTTGAAGCTCAGGAACTGCTTCAGAAGTTAGATAGCCATTGCGGGTATATAAAATGTCATTAAAAGAACAAAGAACATACCATCAACAGATTGAGAGGTCACCTCAATACCACTGTCACCGGCAGCCAGGATGGCTTTGACTTCTCGAAGCTTATTGGCGTTGCCTGTAACGAAGACTGGGAAAGTTTAAGCGTCCGCCTATGTGTCTGTCGTCGTATGAGAAGCGTACCAAAAGAAGTCATATTCGAGGGATACTGGTAGAGATGTAGAGGGAAAGCAACGATAACGATTAGCGTCGGAGACGGAGGGTTGATTACAGATTCAAATATAGTCACCCAGCCTAATTAGCGGAGAAAGGCGGGTCAAATACCCTTCCGCGCGTTTCGTTACCAACTTAATTAAGATTTCGACATGCAGTGTGACTAGACAAGCAGCGAGCTGTCACCACATCTATTCGAGCCATGGAGAGCTTTGCTGAGTCCCAGAAAGCTTACTATTGCAAAGCGCCATTGCATCGGTGCTCCAAAAGGTCATGGCCAATCACAGATTGCTCTCTGGTTTAACATCCTTACAACAAAGTCAGCAAGACAAAGTTGGGCGTGACAGTATGGGGACACTCCAAGGCACAATCGTGAGGTTAATACTCGTACGTACTCACATGATTCGCGGACGCACGGCAATCTCGGACGCCAAACCTCGCAATACCGTGCATATCATTAGCATCATATCTCCACAATGGCCGATTCTATGACCGTCGCACTTTAGCACAAGACAACAACTTGGTGACAGCCATCAGAAAGTCGCAGATTTATACCGGGTCTCAAAGTCATCCCACTACGACCGGCACGCCGGCGTACGCGCGTTCCATACGAGCTCGGCCTCTCGAAACCTTTCTATCatgcaggaggaggaattGGATCAAAAAGATCGACAAATATGCTGAGCGAGGCACCCCTGCGAAGATGAACAGCAGGTTCCAGTCTCTCGATGtcgacttcttcaacaCCCTCAAGACAGCGTACCATCGTCAACTGGATGAATACCAGCTTGGTAGCTCCGTTAGAGgggtgggaaaggggatgTTTTGGGGTTGGCACCAGAGGGCGTGGGGGGAGACGGCGACCTCACGCCAAATTCGAGggacttggaggaaatcAGGTTTGTTTCCTCTTGACCCTGCCGTCATGGAGACTGAGGAGCAAGCGCAGAGCAGTCCTGCCCCTCAAGCTGCCGCTGAGGGCCCTCTCACCCCCCACAACCTCCGCATCCTTTGCGTGAACAAATGGATCTCCCAACCGACATCCTCCACACCTACAGATCTACGGATCTTGAGGAGTACCAAGTTCTCCCCATACTTTGACAACTGCGTTGGTGCCCTTGATGGCACCCACATCAGGACGACAGTCAggggggaagaagccaaaaggAGCTGGCGTAACCGCTACTCCTACATCTCCACCAATGTTCTGGCAGCGTGCGATTTTTCGCTGCGCTTTGTCTATGTCCGGCCCGGTTATGAGGGGTCGGCCAATGACCAGAACGTACTGAATAACGCCCTGGAAGACAATTTTGTCATTCCAAAGGACCGCTTTTACCTGGCTGATGCTGGGTATGGAGCTCATCCTGGGCTGCGACTTCCTTTCCGGGGCGTAAGGTACCATTTGAAAGAGTGGGGAAGGGCCAACACCCGGTAAGTCAAGTTTAAGCATCTAAGCGGCTCTAAGCTGACCAGAACATTGATAGACCTCGTAGCAAGGAGGAGTTGTACAATCTTCGCCATGCTTAAGCACCTAACGTGATTGAGCGTGTGTTTGGCGTGGTCAAGGAGAAGTTCCCCATTTTGAAACAAGGATCGGAGTATACTATCCGCGATCAGTGTCGAGTGATCATAGCAGTATGCATCTTCCATAACGCGATCGCCACACATGAAGGTGTCGACCTTCATGGCGAAGAACTCTTCCCCAGCATCCGGATGGCACAGGATGTCTCCATGGCTCACAGAGCCGATGCTTACGAGGTCAATGACccaaagagg harbors:
- a CDS encoding hypothetical protein (Similar to gi|46097436|gb|EAK82669.1| hypothetical protein UM02007.1 [Ustilago maydis 521], FASTA scores: opt: 719, E(): 2e-43, (59.016% identity (80.874% similar) in 183 aa overlap (3-184:5-186)); HMMPfam hit to Ham1p_like, Ham1 family, score: 169.1, E(): 8.8e-48), with amino-acid sequence MTSFVFVTGNANKLREVKAILAAGDSGIEVTSQSVDVPELQGTTQEIAIAKCKVAAEKLGTACVTEDTALCFEALNGLPGPYIKDFLANIGHEGLNTLLNGFPTTRATALCTFAYSPGPGEEPILFEGRTEGNIVPARGSKIFGWDPIFQPLEGGGRTYAEMDGEEKNKISHRYRALEKLRAYLSEQAK
- a CDS encoding hypothetical protein (Similar to gi|34915332|ref|NP_919123.1| transposase-like [Oryza sativa (japonica cultivar-group)], FASTA scores: opt: 488, E(): 6.7e-25, (51.111% identity (77.778% similar) in 135 aa overlap (122-256:151-284))), which translates into the protein MNSRFQSLDVDFFNTLKTAYHRQLDEYQLGSSVRGVGKGMFWGWHQRAWGETATSRQIRGTWRKSGLFPLDPAVMETEEQAQSSPAPQAAAEGPLTPHNLRILCVNKWISQPTSSTPTDLRILRSTKFSPYFDNCVGALDGTHIRTTVRGEEAKRSWRNRYSYISTNVLAACDFSLRFVYVRPGYEGSANDQNVLNNALEDNFVIPKDRFYLADAGYGAHPGLRLPFRGVRYHLKEWGRANTRPRSKEELYNLRHA